TATTATGCCAGTACTCACAAATTAGGTAGGACTTCTGTAACGATTGATATTGATGTTTTCGCTCAAAGACAGTTTGCTGAAGAGGGAGATTTTATTGAGGTTACAAGTGCAAGAGCAGTAATGGTTGCAGTTGATGAGAATAACAAACCTATAGCTTTGAATAAGTGAAAAGGCGCTGTTATAGGATCTATAGTAGACCCACCAAAGAACAAAACAACCACAGTATTAAATTAAACAAAGGCGTCAGGGAGGTATGGCAGAATTCAAATGTAATCGCTGTGGTAGCTATGAATATGAGAAAGGAGAGATAAGAACCACTGGTTCCGGTCTTTCACGTTTCTTCAATTATCAGAATCAGAAATTTGGCGCAATTTCTTGTAAAAGCTGTGGATTCACAGAACTTTATAGGCAAGGTTCAGGTGGTGTTGGTAATTTATTCGAT
This is a stretch of genomic DNA from Candidatus Poseidoniia archaeon. It encodes these proteins:
- a CDS encoding zinc ribbon domain-containing protein, which translates into the protein MAEFKCNRCGSYEYEKGEIRTTGSGLSRFFNYQNQKFGAISCKSCGFTELYRQGSGGVGNLFDILSG